The Coregonus clupeaformis isolate EN_2021a unplaced genomic scaffold, ASM2061545v1 scaf0266, whole genome shotgun sequence genome includes a region encoding these proteins:
- the LOC121573328 gene encoding G1/S-specific cyclin-D1: MEHQLLCCEVETIRRAYQDANLLNDRVLQTMLKAEENYLPSPNYFKCVQKEIIPKMRKIVATWMLEVCEEQKCEEEVFPLAMNYLDRFLSVEPTNKTRLQLLGATCMFLASKMKETVPLTAEKLCIYTDNSIRPIDLLQMELLTLNKLKWDLASVTPHDFIDHFLSKLPIHQNTKQILRKHAQTFVALCATDVKFIANPPSMIAAGSVAAAVQGLYLKIKDGALSSQNLTNFLSQVIRSDPDCLRSCQEQIESLLESSLRQAQQHNVSTETKRVDEDVDLSCTPTDVRDINI, translated from the exons ATGGAACACCAGCTGTTGTGCTGTGAAGTGGAAACCATCAGAAGAGCTTACCAAGATGCCAACTTACTAAATGACCGAGTTCTACAGACAATGCTCAAAGCAGAGGAAAATTACCTTCCGTCTCCGAATTACTTCAAGTGCGTCCAGAAAGAAATAATACCTAAAATGAGGAAAATTGTGGCTACATGGATGTTAGAG GTGTGCGAGGAACAGAAATGCGAGGAGGAGGTTTTTCCCCTGGCAATGAACTACCTGGATAGATTTTTGTCTGTGGAGCCCACAAATAAAACCAGATTACAACTCCTGGGAGCTACTTGTATGTTTTTGGCCTCAAAGATGAAGGAAACGGTCCCGTTAACTGCAGAGAAGTTGTGCATTTACACCGACAACTCCATCCGGCCCATCGATCTATTG CAAATGGAACTACTGACTCTAAACAAGTTGAAATGGGATCTAGCATCAGTAACACCGCACGATTTCATAGACCATTTCCTCTCCAAGCTACCGATCCATCAGAACACGAAGCAGATTCTGCGCAAGCATGCCCAGACATTTGTGGCTCTCTGTGCAACAG ATGTCAAATTCATCGCCAACCCTCCCTCCATGATCGCAGCGGGCAGCGTGGCAGCAGCAGTACAGGGGCTGTACCTAAAGATCAAAGACGGTGCACTGTCATCCCAGAACCTAACCAACTTCCTGTCCCAAGTCATCAGGAGTGACCCG GACTGCCTGAGGTCGTGTCAGGAACAGATTGAGTCTCTGCTTGAGTCTAGTCTGAGACAGGCACAGCAACATAATGTCTCCACAGAAACAAAAAGGGTAGATGAGGACGTGGACCTGTCCTGCACCCCTACAGATGTGAGGGACATTAACATTTGA